In Chrysemys picta bellii isolate R12L10 chromosome 3, ASM1138683v2, whole genome shotgun sequence, a single genomic region encodes these proteins:
- the LOC135982327 gene encoding general transcription factor II-I repeat domain-containing protein 2A-like: MAKRKLDSENRGFQSRWENEYMFTEIAGKPVCLLCGSNIAVMKEYNLRRHYETKHENKFKNLSAGQKLQKVEELKKNLTSQQTFFTKAKSQSEAAVKASFIVAEEIAKSGRPFTEGEFVKNCMMKVCDVLCPDKTRAFANVSLSRNTVANRVCEMATDLKTQLIERAKDFVAYSLAVDETTDATDTAQLAIFIRGVDSNLCVTEEILDIKSMHGTTKGEDIFGNVFQSVTDMKLPWEKLVGLTTDGAPAMCGEKNGLVGRMRSKMREENCAGELTVYHCIIHQESLSAKVLKMDHVMNTVTQTVNFIRAHGLNHRQFQSFLREIDSEFGDMPYHTEVRWLSRGKVLKRHFELREEICQFMDSKGKDCTVLRDEKWKCELAFLADITSHLSALNLQLQGREHIITDMHDAVKAFQVKLRLWETQMHQCNLSHFPCCQVIRNQESATVFPNATFAEKLSALRTEFARRFSDFEAQKSNFELLRNPFAVDVETAPVEMQMELIELQCNGTLKAKYDTAGPAQFTRFIPEAMPQLRQHAARILSMFGSTYLCEQLFSVMKINKTSHRSRLTDEHLQSILRIFTTQNLTPNINELVAKKRLQVSGSD; encoded by the coding sequence atggccaagagaaaacttgattctgaaaaccgaggctttcaaagccggtgggagaatgagtatatgtttactgaaattgcaggtaaaccagtgtgtctcctttgcgggagtaatatcgctgtaatgaaggagtataacctaagacggcactacgagacgaaacatgagaacaaattcaaaaacctgagcgcaggacagaagctacaaaaagtagaggagttgaagaagaatttgacatcccagcagacgtttttcaccaaagcaaaatcacaaagtgaagctgctgtgaaagcaagtttcattgtggccgaagagatcgccaaatcaggacggccgtttaccgagggggaattcgtaaagaattgtatgatgaaagtgtgcgacgtcctttgtccagataaaacgcgagcgtttgcaaatgtaagcctcagcagaaacactgttgctaatcgggtttgtgagatggcgactgatttgaaaacacagttgattgaaagagcaaaagattttgttgcatactcccttgccgtggatgaaactactgacgcgactgacactgcacagctggcgatatttatccgtggtgtggattccaatttgtgcgtaacagaggaaatactggacattaaatcgatgcacgggacaacgaaaggagaagacatctttggaaatgtatttcaaagtgtaaccgacatgaaactgccgtgggaaaaactcgttggacttacaacagatggcgcacctgctatgtgtggtgaaaaaaatggactggtgggaaggatgcgctcaaagatgcgggaggagaactgtgccggtgagttgacagtgtatcactgcatcatacaccaggaatcgctgagtgctaaagtcctaaaaatggatcatgtgatgaacactgtaacacaaaccgtcaactttatcagagcccacggtttaaatcaccgccaattccagtcttttctgcgggaaatagatagcgagtttggcgatatgccatatcatacggaggtccggtggctaagtcggggaaaagttctcaaaagacactttgagctgcgagaggaaatctgccagttcatggacagtaaggggaaagactgcacagttctgcgggatgaaaagtggaaatgtgagttggcgttcctggctgacataacgtcgcatcttagcgctttaaaccttcaactccagggacgggagcacataataaccgatatgcatgatgcagtgaaggcatttcaagtgaagctgcgcttatgggagacacaaatgcaccaatgcaacttgtctcactttccctgttgccaagtaatacggaaccaagaaagtgccacagttttcccaaatgccacctttgctgaaaaactcagcgcgctgcgcactgagttcgcacggcgcttcagtgactttgaggcacagaaaagtaacttcgagctgcttcgcaacccatttgcagtcgatgtggaaaccgcacctgtagaaatgcagatggagctgatagaactgcaatgtaacgggacactgaaggcaaagtacgacactgcggggccagcacagttcactcgcttcattcctgaagcgatgccgcagctccgccaacatgcggctcgaatcctgtccatgtttggcagcacatatctgtgcgagcagctgttctctgtgatgaaaattaacaaaacgtcacacaggagtcgcctcactgatgaacacctgcaatcgatcctgagaatcttcacaacacagaacctaaccccaaacataaacgaacttgttgcaaagaaaagactccaagtatcaggctctgactaa